From Streptomyces asiaticus, one genomic window encodes:
- the pcrA gene encoding DNA helicase PcrA: MSSLFDDSFLADLGPPSDEERPPPPEESAHPGHGGAEDVPHHLFSGDFDAPVPREAHYRDGAARPAVDPSALLEGLNEQQRAAVEHTGSPLLIVAGAGSGKTRVLTHRIAYLLGARSTHPGQILAITFTNKAAGEMKERVEELVGPRANAMWVSTFHSACVRILRRESKKLGFTSSFSIYDAADSKRLMALVCRDLDLDPKRFPPKSFSAKISNLKNELIDEETFAGQAAGGTSRTESGGGFEKTLAEAYVMYQARLREANALDFDDIIMTTVNLLQAFPDVAEHYRRRFRHVLVDEYQDTNHAQYTLVRELVGTDTEETTAAELCVVGDADQSIYAFRGATIRNILQFEEDYPTARTILLEQNYRSTQTILSAANAVIERNENRRPKNLWTDAGAGTEITGYVADTEHDEAQFVADEIDRLTDAGDAKAGDVAVFYRTNAQSRVFEEVFIRVGLPYKVVGGVRFYERKEVRDVLAYLRVLANPEDSVPLRRILNVPKRGIGERAEAMIDALSLREKITFPQALRRVDEAYGMAARSANAVKRFNTLMEELHTIVESGAGPATVLEAVLERTGYLAELQASTDPQDETRIENLQELAAVALEFEQDRGEENPGTLADFLEQVALVADSDQIPDEDTEGSGVITLMTLHTAKGLEFPVVFLSGMEDGVFPHMRALGQTKELEEERRLAYVGITRARERLYLTRSTMRSAWGQPAYNPPSRFLEEIPDQYVRWRRTGPATPSASMGGIASTPPSGLSSGLSTSRSRTGGSGFATRRAQERPVVALAIGDRVTHDSFGLGTVVAVKGSGDNAEATIDFGDEKPKRLLLRYAPVEKL, translated from the coding sequence ATGAGCAGCCTCTTTGACGACAGCTTCCTGGCGGACCTCGGGCCTCCTTCGGACGAGGAGCGGCCACCGCCGCCCGAGGAATCGGCACACCCCGGTCACGGCGGTGCCGAGGACGTGCCGCATCACCTCTTCAGCGGCGATTTCGACGCGCCCGTGCCCCGGGAGGCCCACTACCGGGACGGCGCGGCCCGGCCCGCCGTGGACCCGTCCGCCCTGCTCGAGGGGTTGAACGAGCAGCAGAGGGCCGCCGTGGAGCACACCGGCTCGCCGCTGCTGATCGTCGCGGGCGCCGGCTCCGGCAAGACCCGGGTGCTCACCCACCGCATCGCCTATCTGCTCGGCGCCCGCTCCACCCACCCCGGCCAGATCCTCGCCATCACCTTCACCAACAAGGCGGCGGGCGAGATGAAGGAGCGCGTCGAGGAGCTCGTCGGCCCCCGGGCCAACGCCATGTGGGTGTCCACCTTCCACAGCGCCTGTGTCCGCATCCTGCGCCGGGAGTCGAAGAAGCTGGGCTTCACCTCGTCGTTCTCGATCTACGACGCGGCCGACTCCAAGCGGCTGATGGCGCTGGTCTGCCGGGATCTGGATCTCGACCCCAAGCGGTTCCCGCCGAAGTCCTTCAGCGCCAAGATCTCCAACCTCAAGAACGAGCTGATCGACGAGGAGACCTTCGCCGGGCAGGCGGCAGGGGGCACCTCCCGGACGGAGTCTGGGGGAGGGTTTGAGAAGACGCTGGCCGAGGCGTATGTGATGTACCAGGCGCGGCTGCGCGAGGCCAACGCGCTGGACTTCGACGACATCATCATGACCACGGTCAATCTGCTCCAGGCGTTCCCGGACGTCGCCGAGCACTACCGCCGCCGCTTCCGGCACGTCCTGGTGGACGAGTACCAGGACACCAACCACGCGCAGTACACACTCGTGCGCGAGCTGGTGGGCACCGACACCGAGGAGACCACGGCCGCCGAGCTGTGCGTGGTGGGCGACGCCGACCAGTCGATCTACGCCTTCCGGGGCGCCACGATCCGTAACATCCTCCAGTTCGAGGAGGACTACCCCACCGCGCGGACGATCCTCCTCGAGCAGAACTACCGCTCGACCCAGACCATCCTGAGCGCGGCCAACGCGGTCATCGAGCGCAATGAGAACCGCCGCCCGAAGAACCTGTGGACGGACGCCGGCGCCGGGACCGAGATCACCGGCTATGTGGCCGACACCGAGCACGACGAGGCCCAGTTCGTCGCCGACGAGATCGACCGGCTGACGGACGCGGGCGACGCCAAGGCCGGGGACGTGGCGGTCTTCTACCGCACCAACGCCCAGTCCCGTGTCTTCGAAGAGGTCTTCATCCGCGTCGGGCTGCCGTACAAGGTCGTCGGCGGTGTGCGCTTCTACGAGCGCAAGGAGGTCCGGGACGTCCTCGCCTATCTGCGGGTGCTGGCCAACCCCGAGGACTCCGTCCCGCTGCGCCGGATCCTGAACGTGCCCAAGCGCGGCATCGGCGAGCGCGCGGAAGCCATGATCGACGCGCTGTCGCTGCGCGAGAAGATCACCTTCCCGCAGGCGCTGCGCCGGGTCGACGAGGCGTACGGCATGGCGGCCCGCTCGGCCAACGCCGTCAAGCGGTTCAACACGCTCATGGAGGAGCTGCACACCATCGTGGAGTCCGGGGCGGGCCCGGCCACCGTCCTGGAGGCGGTGCTGGAGCGCACCGGCTATCTGGCCGAGCTCCAGGCGTCCACCGATCCGCAGGACGAGACCCGGATCGAGAACCTCCAGGAGCTCGCCGCCGTGGCCCTGGAGTTCGAGCAGGACCGCGGCGAGGAGAACCCCGGCACCCTCGCGGACTTCCTGGAGCAGGTCGCGCTCGTCGCCGACTCCGACCAGATCCCCGACGAGGACACCGAGGGCTCCGGCGTGATCACGCTGATGACCCTGCACACGGCGAAGGGCCTGGAGTTCCCGGTCGTCTTCCTCAGCGGCATGGAGGACGGCGTCTTCCCGCATATGCGGGCGCTCGGTCAGACCAAGGAGCTGGAGGAGGAGCGACGGCTGGCCTATGTCGGGATCACCCGGGCCCGCGAGCGGCTCTATCTGACCCGCTCGACGATGCGCAGCGCCTGGGGACAGCCCGCGTACAACCCGCCGTCCCGCTTCCTGGAGGAGATCCCGGACCAGTATGTGCGCTGGCGGCGCACCGGGCCCGCCACCCCGTCGGCGTCCATGGGCGGTATCGCCTCGACCCCGCCGTCGGGGCTGTCGTCCGGTCTGTCGACGTCGCGTTCGCGCACCGGGGGCAGCGGGTTCGCCACCCGGCGGGCCCAGGAGCGCCCGGTGGTCGCCCTGGCCATCGGCGACCGGGTCACCCATGACTCGTTCGGGCTCGGCACGGTGGTGGCGGTCAAGGGCAGCGGGGACAACGCGGAGGCGACGATCGACTTCGGCGACGAGAAGCCGAAGCGGCTGCTGCTGCGGTACGCACCGGTGGAGAAGCTGTAG
- a CDS encoding C40 family peptidase, whose amino-acid sequence MASHRKPRSRIPAPLTGHSRRTAVGFTTAALASVTLLSQSANAAPTDPKPAAQSIELVKEKVDSLYHQAETATQRYNAAKERTDQQRAKVDKLLDSVAQRTEKLNEARRMLGNYAAAQYRDGGMARSAATLLFSNDPQDVFDQSHLLDRMTGRQKQAVDDFQKQRVKAAKERGKASESLASLTASQKQLKVQKKTVQDKLTEARRLLANLTAKEKARLAAIEKKKAEEARRKAAELAEKQRQEAAARKKQQEQEQQNAGGSGSTAPSTPSAPANSSKAAQAIAFAKAQLGKPYVWGATGPSSFDCSGLTQAAWKSAGISLPRTTWDQVKAGTRVSTSQLQPGDLVFFYDDISHVGLYIGDGMMIHAPKPGDVVKKAPITEMPIYGSVRPS is encoded by the coding sequence TTGGCGTCGCACCGCAAGCCGCGGAGCCGAATACCCGCCCCGCTCACCGGTCACAGCCGCCGTACGGCCGTCGGGTTCACCACGGCCGCCCTCGCATCCGTCACCCTCCTCTCCCAGTCGGCCAACGCCGCGCCCACCGACCCCAAGCCGGCCGCCCAGTCGATCGAGCTCGTGAAGGAGAAGGTCGACAGCCTGTACCACCAGGCGGAGACCGCCACCCAGCGTTACAACGCCGCCAAGGAGCGCACCGACCAGCAGCGGGCCAAGGTCGACAAGCTGCTGGACTCCGTCGCCCAGCGCACCGAGAAGCTCAACGAGGCGCGGCGCATGCTCGGCAACTACGCCGCCGCCCAGTACCGCGACGGCGGAATGGCCCGCTCCGCCGCGACCCTGCTGTTCTCCAACGATCCGCAGGACGTCTTCGACCAGTCGCACCTGCTGGACCGGATGACCGGCCGGCAGAAGCAGGCCGTGGACGACTTCCAGAAGCAGCGGGTGAAGGCCGCCAAGGAGCGCGGTAAGGCCAGCGAGAGCCTCGCCTCGCTGACCGCGTCCCAGAAGCAGCTGAAAGTCCAGAAGAAGACCGTCCAGGACAAGCTGACCGAGGCGCGGCGGCTGCTGGCGAATCTGACCGCCAAGGAGAAGGCGCGGCTGGCGGCGATCGAGAAGAAGAAGGCGGAAGAGGCCCGCCGTAAGGCCGCCGAGCTGGCCGAGAAGCAGCGGCAGGAGGCGGCCGCGCGCAAGAAGCAGCAGGAGCAGGAGCAGCAGAACGCGGGTGGCTCCGGTTCGACGGCGCCCTCCACGCCCTCGGCCCCGGCCAACAGCTCCAAGGCGGCCCAGGCCATCGCCTTCGCCAAGGCGCAGCTCGGCAAGCCGTACGTCTGGGGCGCGACCGGGCCCAGCTCCTTCGACTGCTCGGGGCTGACGCAGGCGGCCTGGAAGTCCGCCGGGATCTCGCTGCCGCGCACCACCTGGGACCAGGTGAAGGCCGGTACGCGGGTCTCGACGTCGCAGCTCCAGCCGGGCGATCTCGTCTTCTTCTACGACGACATCAGCCATGTCGGCCTCTACATCGGCGACGGGATGATGATCCACGCGCCGAAGCCGGGCGATGTGGTGAAGAAGGCGCCGATCACGGAGATGCCGATCTACGGGAGCGTACGGCCCTCGTAG